A single genomic interval of Asterias amurensis chromosome 1, ASM3211899v1 harbors:
- the LOC139940221 gene encoding transmembrane protein 26-like, whose protein sequence is MGMISVIKAILARSLFAIHGILTVWRVTDVNSNPLYYLLIIPICLLPLEMILTLKATKNGEWKWFCPSVFLYLASVVPGLWLLNFDLYGKRIEYRDSMNLEDCSSETVYNSSSLSSDAISGLQINIPVALTDDSWSLALEQFLLALLLLGRWLLPKGSLTRDQLSQLLLVYIGMAADILEFSLETLKEQAVICNLFLIILILGLWSWSLLQFTLVLTSVSAPRARAAKISGGKSCKGCFGCCENEIWALWITIVMQDGPFLAMRLYLLIDYNIINQMMLFFTLKNFLVIMLQLYRMAIVCCADDNKVGTDVEEIVGKDNNEEDSEQAVQVGQP, encoded by the exons ATGGGGATGATATCTGTCATAAAGGCCATCCTGGCCCGTTCTCTCTTCGCAATCCACGGCATCCTCACCGTGTGGCGAGTTACAGACGTCAACTCGAACCCCTTGTACTATTTGCTGATCATTCCGATTTGTCTTCTACCATTGGAGATGATACTAACGCTGAAAGCGACGAAAAACGGAGAGTGGAAATG GTTTTGCCCAAGTGTGTTCCTGTACCTCGCCAGTGTTGTGCCCGGGCTGTGGCTCCTCAACTTTGACCTTTATGGGAAACGGATCGAGTACCGAGATTCGATGAACCTCGAAGATTGTTCATCTGAAACAGTGTACAATTCATCTTCACTGAGCTCCGACGCTATATCAGGG TTGCAGATAAACATACCAGTTGCTCTGACAGACGATTCTTGGAGCTTGGCCTTGGAGCAATTCCTTCTTGCTCTTCTTCTCCTGGGAAGATGGCTCCTCCCCAAGGGATCGCTCACACGTGACCAGCTCTCACAACTCCTCCTGGTGTACATCGGTATGGCGGCTGACATCTTGGAGTTTTCCTTGGAGACATTGAAGGAGCAAGCGGTCATCTGTAACCTTTTCTTGATTATTTTGATCCTGGGTCTATGGAGCTGGAGCTTGCTTCAGTTCACCCTGGTCCTCACCTCTGTGTCTGCCCCAAGAGCTAGAGCAGCTAAGATCTCTGGGGGAAAATCTTGCAAGGGATGTTTTGGATGTTGCGAGAATGAAATCTGGGCTTTATGGATCACCATCGTAATGCAAGACGGGCCTTTCTTGGCTATGCGGCTCTACCTTTTGATTGACTACAATATCATCAATCAGATGATGTTGTTCTTTACTCTGAAGAACTTCCTGGTCATCATGCTGCAGTTGTACCGCATGGCTATTGTGTGCTGTGCCGACGATAACAAAGTTGGCACCGACGTTGAAGAAATTGTGGGAAAAGACAATAACGAAGAAGATTCCGAGCAAGCTGTCCAAGTAGGCCAACCATAA
- the LOC139940823 gene encoding transmembrane protein 26-like, giving the protein MGLVSVVKAILARSLFAIHGLITVTRVAEVNSNNLYYLLIIPICLLPFEMMLTLKVTENGEWKWFCPSVFLYLASVVPGLWLLNFDLYGKRIDYRDYMNLEDCSSETVYNSSSLSFHDVSGINIPVAVTDDSWSLALEQFLLALLLLGRWLLPKGSLTRDQLSQLLLVYIGMAADILEFSFETLLEQAVTCNLFLIILMLCTWSWSLLQFTLVLTSVSAPRASAAKISGGKSCTGCLGCCENEVWALWITILMQDGPFLAMRLYLLIEFKIINQMMLFFLFKNFLVIVLQLYRMAIVCCADDNKVGTEAEEILGKDHYEEDLGQP; this is encoded by the exons ATGGGGCTGGTATCTGTCGTAAAGGCCATTCTGGCCCGTTCTCTCTTCGCAATCCACGGCCTCATCACCGTAACTCGAGTTGCGGAAGTTAACTCGAACAACTTGTACTATTTGCTGATCATTCCGATTTGTCTTCTACCATTTGAGATGATGCTGACGCTGAAAGTGACGGAAAACGGAGAGTGGAAATG GTTTTGCCCAAGTGTGTTCCTGTACCTCGCCAGTGTTGTGCCCGGGCTGTGGCTCCTCAACTTTGACCTTTATGGAAAACGGATCGACTACCGAGATTACATGAACCTAGAAGATTGTTCATCTGAAACAGTGTACAATTCATCTTCACTGAGTTTCCACGATGTATCAGGG ATAAACATACCAGTTGCTGTAACAGACGACTCTTGGAGCTTGGCCTTGGAGCAATTCCTTCTTGCTCTTCTTCTCCTGGGAAGATGGCTGCTCCCAAAGGGATCGCTCACACGTGACCAGCTCTCACAACTCCTCCTGGTGTACATCGGTATGGCGGCTGACATCTTGGAGTTCTCCTTTGAGACATTGCTGGAGCAAGCGGTCACCTGTAACCTTTTCTTGATTATTTTGATGCTGTGCACATGGAGCTGGAGCTTGCTTCAGTTCACCCTGGTCCTCACCTCGGTGTCTGCCCCGAGAGCAAGTGCAGCTAAGATCTCTGGGGGCAAATCTTGCACGGGATGCTTAGGATGTTGCGAGAATGAAGTCTGGGCTCTCTGGATCACCATCTTAATGCAAGACGGGCCATTCTTGGCCATGAGACTTTACCTTTTGATTGagttcaaaataataaaccagatgatgttgttctttcttttcaagAACTTCCTGGTCATCGTGCTGCAGTTGTACCGCATGGCTATTGTTTGCTGTGCCGATGATAACAAAGTCGGCACGGAAGCTGAAGAAATCTTGGGAAAAGACCATTACGAAGAAGATTTAGGCCAACCATAA
- the LOC139942374 gene encoding transmembrane protein 26-like — MNATGKSTKTRPPRKKSLQSVLVPSRKSWVTMALFMMSITKALAARLLFAIHGIVTVWRVASVKGSAAYYLMLMPVALMPGEMIFTLQTTDAGEWKWLCPSALLYLASVVPGLWVLQLDLYQKRIDFRDNMKLKECSAKIVYNHTSFTNLQGLQIPVILADDEWALALEQILLCLLILGRWLLPKGSLTREQLSQLLMVYIGMAADILEFSLENLREEPVVCNKSIIMIILAFWSWSLQQFAMVLTSVAGPKIRVFNKRQESRSDREDNAGSEPGESPPEHHVNHMDKGCCSSEIWALCISLIMQDGPYLGMRLYLIIRFHIINQMMLFFTLKNMMIFLLTVYRICVLHTSKGDKKLKVKVRVDPGDGLKGLILPLDIGLGVPQTIVLNGKRSKQIKPEVVQKNGNVKQDIEHTYVVAHVDERMRGKPMISDDQTEEIEL, encoded by the exons ATGAATGCAACTGGAAAATCTACGAAAACCCGACCACCAAGAAAGAAGAGTCTTCAATCTGTGTTGGTCCCATCCAGGAAATCCTGGGTGACTATGGCCTTATTCATGATGTCTATCACGAAGGCCTTAGCGGCCCGGTTACTCTTTGCAATTCACGGTATCGTTACGGTGTGGCGTGTGGCGAGCGTAAAGGGCAGTGCTGCTTACTATCTTATGTTGATGCCAGTGGCCCTGATGCCTGGTGAGATGATATTCACTCTACAGACCACAGATGCAGGGGAATGGAAATG GTTGTGCCCAAGCGCCCTACTCTACCTAGCCAGCGTGGTACCAGGACTGTGGGTGCTTCAGCTGGACTTGTACCAAAAAAGAATTGACTTTCGAGATAACATGAAACTGAAAGAGTGTTCGGCAAAGATCGTCTACAATCACACTTCATTTACAAATCTCCAAGGG CTCCAGATCCCCGTAATTCTTGCTGATGACGAGTGGGCGTTGGCTCTGGAGCAGATCTTGCTTTGTCTCCTCATCCTCGGAAGGTGGCTTCTCCCAAAGGGCTCCCTCACACGGGAACAACTGTCCCAGCTGCTCATGGTGTATATCGGTATGGCTGCTGACATCTTGGAGTTTTCCTTGGAGAATCTTCGCGAAGAGCCAGTTGTGTGCAACAAGAGCATTATCATGATAATACTCGCCTTCTGGAGCTGGAGTCTGCAACAGTTCGCTATGGTCCTGACCTCCGTGGCGGGTCCCAAAATCAGGGTCTTCAACAAGCGGCAAGAATCTCGCAGTGACCGGGAGGATAACGCCGGGTCGGAACCGGGTGAGTCCCCGCCCGAGCACCACGTCAATCATATGGATAAAGGTTGCTGCTCTTCGGAGATCTGGGCCCTGTGTATCTCGTTGATCATGCAGGACGGGCCGTACCTCGGCATGAGGCTATACCTCATCATACGCTTCCACATCATCAATCAGATGATGCTGTTCTTCACATTGAAGAACATGATGATCTTCCTGCTTACCGTGTACCGAATATGCGTGCTGCACACGTCCAAGGGCGACAAGAAGCTAAAGGTCAAAGTTCGAGTTGACCCAGGAGATGGATTAAAGGGGCTGATCCTACCACTGGATATTGGGCTGGGTGTGCCGCAGACGATTGTCCTCAACGGGAAGAGGTCAAAGCAGATCAAACCGGAAGTAGTTCAGAAGAACGGAAATGTTAAGCAGGACATAGAACATACGTACGTTGTTGCTCACGTTGATGAGCGGATGAGAGGAAAACCGATGATCAGTGATGACCAAACTGAAGAAATTGAACTTTGA